The following proteins are co-located in the Nonlabens ponticola genome:
- a CDS encoding MFS transporter: MASLLRSKIFPILMVNFIGILGYSVVIPILIYIVTDFGGNGFIYGILGAMYPFFQFIGAPILGKLSDRIGRKKVLIISQAGTFLAWSLFILAFLLPETDLWSQESEITGNYVMTLPLIVIFIARIFDGFTGGNVSVANAYLSDISDDENRNSNFGKMGASTSLGFVLGPAVAGLLATTFLEELLPIIIAAIISLIAIFVIHYRLEESNPCAVDTRKISLRNIRRFFQVEHKDCYTEGEEEQQDEDAVAFKRIIKISGIPLLFSIYFLTFFAFSLFYAGLPIYANTLLDWTAIELGIFLAYSSLIMVVVQGPILNWLSKRINSHTLVLIGSLCLAISFSLLTFESIVMLYVANTILSIGNGLMWPSFLSLLSATGTKKTQGTIQGFGTSMGSIASMIGLVMGGILFETITTYTFLMGGGLFLIITILMIVHRYRHKDDLKTETADVVVT; this comes from the coding sequence ATGGCATCATTATTAAGGTCAAAGATCTTCCCGATTTTAATGGTCAATTTTATTGGGATATTAGGCTATAGTGTTGTTATTCCTATTCTCATTTACATTGTTACAGACTTTGGCGGCAATGGTTTTATTTACGGGATTCTAGGTGCGATGTATCCGTTTTTTCAGTTTATAGGTGCACCTATTTTAGGAAAATTATCAGACCGCATAGGGCGTAAGAAGGTTTTGATCATCTCGCAGGCAGGAACTTTTCTCGCCTGGTCTTTGTTCATCCTAGCCTTCTTGCTTCCAGAAACAGACCTATGGTCACAAGAATCAGAAATTACTGGAAACTATGTGATGACCTTGCCGCTGATCGTGATTTTTATCGCAAGGATCTTTGATGGTTTTACCGGTGGCAATGTATCTGTAGCAAATGCCTATCTCTCTGATATCTCTGATGACGAGAATCGCAATTCAAATTTTGGGAAGATGGGCGCCAGCACCAGCTTGGGATTTGTCTTAGGACCAGCGGTGGCAGGATTGTTAGCCACAACATTTCTTGAGGAGTTGCTACCCATCATCATAGCCGCAATCATCTCATTGATTGCAATCTTCGTGATCCATTACAGGCTTGAAGAAAGCAATCCATGCGCGGTAGATACCAGAAAAATAAGCCTGAGAAATATCAGAAGATTTTTTCAGGTAGAACATAAAGACTGTTATACCGAAGGTGAAGAAGAGCAGCAAGATGAAGATGCTGTTGCTTTCAAAAGAATCATCAAAATATCTGGAATACCGCTGCTGTTCAGTATTTACTTTTTGACCTTTTTTGCGTTCAGTCTGTTTTATGCTGGGCTGCCGATTTATGCAAATACCTTGCTGGATTGGACAGCAATTGAACTAGGAATTTTTCTAGCTTATTCTAGTTTGATCATGGTGGTGGTACAAGGTCCAATTTTAAATTGGCTTTCCAAGCGTATCAACAGTCACACATTAGTTTTGATTGGATCACTATGTCTAGCCATCAGTTTTAGTTTATTGACTTTTGAGAGTATCGTCATGCTCTATGTAGCTAACACCATTCTATCCATAGGTAACGGATTGATGTGGCCTAGTTTCTTGAGCTTATTGTCGGCTACAGGAACTAAGAAAACGCAAGGAACCATTCAAGGTTTTGGAACATCCATGGGCAGCATCGCCAGCATGATAGGCCTGGTCATGGGTGGTATTCTTTTTGAGACCATAACTACCTACACCTTTCTTATGGGTGGTGGATTATTCTTGATTATCACGATACTTATGATCGTGCATCGTTATAGGCATAAGGATGATCTTAAGACGGAGACCGCTGATGTAGTTGTAACATGA
- a CDS encoding carboxymuconolactone decarboxylase family protein, whose amino-acid sequence MRDNIPVPKTESASEENQRLFEILETQHGFVPNLMAVMALSDTAPRMYLDQINRTTSLTTREIEIINLVVSEYHQSLYCSSYHQEVISDEILTADEILAVRNFKSTNEKEQSLIDIVLRIVGNKGNVPDRYFKQFLNTGHSLEQLVDIIMVIANKTISNYLYKVFAFPIDFPWATPLTAKSSFKRYKDLATSYYREKRNIN is encoded by the coding sequence ATGAGAGATAACATACCAGTACCAAAAACTGAAAGCGCTAGCGAAGAAAATCAACGATTATTCGAGATTCTTGAAACGCAGCACGGCTTCGTACCCAATTTGATGGCGGTAATGGCTTTGTCTGATACTGCTCCAAGGATGTATCTAGATCAAATCAACCGAACGACGTCTCTCACTACTAGGGAAATAGAAATTATAAATCTAGTGGTGAGCGAGTATCATCAATCGCTGTATTGCTCAAGCTATCATCAAGAGGTAATTAGCGATGAGATATTAACTGCTGACGAAATACTAGCAGTAAGGAATTTCAAATCTACAAACGAAAAGGAACAGTCTCTTATTGATATTGTATTGCGCATCGTGGGCAATAAGGGCAATGTGCCTGACAGATATTTTAAGCAGTTTTTAAATACTGGACATAGCCTAGAACAGTTGGTTGATATCATCATGGTGATTGCCAATAAAACTATTAGTAATTACCTGTATAAGGTATTTGCTTTTCCTATTGATTTTCCCTGGGCGACACCGCTGACCGCTAAAAGTTCCTTCAAACGATACAAGGATCTTGCTACTTCCTATTATCGGGAAAAACGTAACATTAACTAG
- a CDS encoding GatB/YqeY domain-containing protein yields the protein MSLEKKVMTALKEAMKSKDQVALASLRAVKSELLLAKTSGDAAELSEEQEIKLVQKLVKQRKDSARIFTEQDRNDLAEPELAQAAVLEQFLPEQMSEDEIATVVQQVIDETGANGMKDMGKVMGRANQLLAGKADGRTISTIVKQKLNS from the coding sequence ATGAGTTTAGAAAAGAAAGTCATGACAGCCTTGAAAGAGGCCATGAAAAGTAAGGATCAAGTAGCGCTTGCATCACTAAGAGCTGTAAAGAGTGAGCTATTGCTTGCTAAAACATCGGGTGACGCGGCAGAGTTAAGTGAAGAGCAAGAGATAAAACTCGTCCAGAAGTTGGTAAAACAACGAAAAGACAGCGCAAGAATCTTTACTGAGCAAGACCGCAATGATCTCGCAGAACCAGAGCTAGCGCAAGCTGCAGTACTAGAGCAATTCCTACCAGAGCAAATGTCTGAAGACGAGATTGCTACAGTCGTGCAACAAGTCATAGATGAAACTGGTGCTAATGGAATGAAAGACATGGGTAAAGTCATGGGCAGAGCAAATCAATTGCTGGCAGGTAAGGCAGATGGTCGCACGATAAGCACCATCGTCAAGCAAAAACTGAATTCATAG
- a CDS encoding aromatic amino acid hydroxylase, with protein MDKKIPSNPLIERLPPHLKQFIKPQNYEEYTAQDQAVWRHVMRKNVEYLSQVAHGSYMAGLRKTGISIEEIPSMYGMNRILKEIGWAAVAVDGFIPPAAFMEFQAYKILVIAADIRKFENIEYTPAPDIIHEAAGHAPIIASPDYAEYLRRFGEIGSKAISSAHDHEMYEAVRRLSILKEQRSGENDNDLKNQIEQAENLVDELQNKKVEPSEMALIRNLHWWTVEYGLIGTLEDPKLYGAGLLSSIGESKSCLEPEVEKRSYSIDAAYQDFDITRKQPHLYVTPNFAHLSEVLEEFANTMAVRKGGHRGLQKLIDSKSLGTIELSTGLQVSGVFTRMIKNEDQEVIFFETTGKTALAYREKELIGHGTATHHQGFLSPVGKLKGINLAIEDMGPRDLQAYNFYDNERIEFTYESGIRVEGLNITGMRNLNGKLMLIQFTDCTITYKDEVLFSPVDGVLNLAVGKDIVSAYAGPADYHSFDLIYHESETTTAKNPISKKEQSLQELYKKVRHYREEDKINDDTLRKLRDEVQNNHAEQWLLISEIDELLES; from the coding sequence ATGGATAAGAAAATACCCAGCAATCCACTTATTGAGCGGTTGCCACCGCATCTCAAGCAGTTTATCAAGCCGCAAAATTATGAGGAATATACCGCACAGGATCAAGCGGTATGGCGACACGTGATGCGTAAGAATGTAGAGTATCTATCCCAGGTAGCGCATGGATCCTACATGGCTGGACTTCGCAAAACGGGAATATCCATCGAGGAAATTCCATCAATGTATGGAATGAATCGTATTCTCAAGGAGATAGGCTGGGCTGCCGTTGCCGTAGATGGATTTATACCACCAGCAGCTTTTATGGAATTTCAAGCCTATAAGATTCTGGTAATCGCGGCAGACATACGCAAGTTTGAAAATATTGAATATACGCCAGCACCTGACATCATTCACGAGGCTGCTGGTCATGCACCTATCATCGCCAGTCCAGATTATGCGGAGTATTTAAGACGTTTTGGTGAGATAGGTAGCAAGGCAATCTCTAGCGCACACGATCATGAGATGTATGAAGCGGTGCGCCGGCTGTCGATACTTAAAGAACAACGATCCGGCGAGAATGACAACGATCTTAAGAATCAAATAGAACAGGCAGAGAATCTGGTTGATGAGCTGCAAAATAAAAAAGTGGAGCCCAGTGAAATGGCGCTCATACGTAACCTGCACTGGTGGACGGTCGAGTATGGATTGATAGGAACGCTAGAAGATCCTAAATTATACGGTGCTGGACTACTTTCCAGCATAGGTGAGAGCAAGAGCTGCTTGGAGCCTGAAGTCGAGAAACGATCTTACAGCATTGATGCAGCCTACCAGGATTTTGACATCACACGCAAGCAACCACATCTTTATGTCACACCCAACTTTGCTCATTTGAGCGAGGTGCTGGAAGAGTTTGCCAATACCATGGCAGTGCGCAAAGGCGGTCATCGTGGATTGCAAAAGCTCATTGATTCAAAAAGTCTGGGAACTATTGAATTAAGTACTGGGCTACAGGTTTCTGGCGTGTTTACCAGGATGATTAAAAATGAGGATCAAGAAGTAATCTTCTTTGAGACAACGGGAAAAACTGCACTCGCCTACCGTGAGAAAGAACTCATAGGACATGGTACAGCGACTCATCATCAAGGATTTTTATCGCCAGTAGGTAAACTCAAAGGTATCAATCTTGCAATTGAGGATATGGGGCCGCGAGATTTACAAGCTTATAATTTTTATGACAACGAGCGCATTGAATTTACCTATGAGAGCGGCATACGTGTAGAAGGATTGAACATCACGGGAATGCGCAATCTCAACGGCAAGCTCATGTTGATACAGTTTACAGATTGTACAATCACCTACAAGGATGAAGTACTGTTCTCGCCGGTCGACGGCGTGCTCAATCTAGCGGTGGGCAAGGATATCGTGAGCGCCTACGCTGGTCCTGCAGACTATCACAGCTTTGATTTAATCTACCATGAGAGCGAGACAACGACCGCCAAAAACCCCATAAGCAAGAAAGAACAATCGCTACAAGAACTTTATAAAAAGGTGCGTCATTATAGGGAAGAAGACAAGATCAATGACGATACGTTGCGCAAATTGCGAGATGAGGTTCAAAACAATCACGCAGAACAGTGGTTGTTGATCTCTGAAATTGATGAGTTGTTAGAGAGTTAA
- a CDS encoding carboxymuconolactone decarboxylase family protein yields the protein MSYLNVPSREDVSPANQAIFDNLEKKIGFVPNLYATYAHSEFGLNNLLQLGGAPSSLSNKEQQIVNLTVSQVNNCDYCLAAHTAMGKGAGFNDDQILEIRTGHASFNEKYDALAALSKNITENRGYADELHVTNFLEAGYTKENLVDVILKVGEKTISNYLHNLTKVPVDFPAAPSLKPELA from the coding sequence ATGAGTTATTTAAATGTACCATCGAGAGAAGATGTAAGTCCTGCAAACCAGGCAATATTTGACAATCTGGAAAAGAAAATAGGTTTTGTACCTAATCTATATGCAACTTATGCGCACAGTGAGTTTGGATTAAATAATCTACTACAATTAGGTGGTGCGCCATCATCATTATCTAATAAAGAACAGCAAATCGTTAATCTAACGGTGAGCCAGGTAAACAACTGTGACTACTGTCTAGCAGCACATACCGCAATGGGAAAAGGCGCTGGTTTCAACGACGATCAAATTCTTGAAATAAGAACTGGTCACGCCAGTTTTAATGAGAAGTATGATGCTCTTGCAGCTCTATCTAAAAATATTACCGAGAATAGAGGTTATGCCGATGAACTACATGTGACTAATTTCTTAGAAGCTGGATATACCAAAGAAAATCTAGTCGATGTCATCTTGAAGGTAGGTGAGAAAACCATCTCAAATTACTTGCATAATCTTACTAAGGTACCTGTTGATTTTCCAGCAGCACCATCTCTTAAACCTGAATTAGCCTAA
- a CDS encoding TetR/AcrR family transcriptional regulator, whose translation MTHRQKQIFKTAAVLFKERGYSAVTMRDVAAAMNIKAASLYNHISGKHEILASLVLEVAHKFSSGMHAVRLDGDSAFAKAEKLIDLHIQIAVDHTNALAVLNTDWMHLEGKTYEEYIALRKKYEQDFKEILEQGIASSEFKKMNVDTMLFNLLSTLRSIYLWIPKKSTTQVADLKNELPVILLTGISN comes from the coding sequence GTGACCCATCGCCAAAAGCAAATTTTTAAGACCGCAGCCGTGCTTTTTAAAGAACGCGGTTACAGCGCCGTGACCATGCGTGATGTCGCGGCAGCTATGAATATCAAGGCAGCAAGCTTGTACAATCACATATCTGGGAAACACGAGATTTTAGCCAGCCTTGTTCTTGAGGTGGCTCATAAGTTCTCAAGTGGTATGCATGCAGTACGGTTGGATGGTGATTCCGCTTTTGCGAAAGCTGAAAAACTTATAGATCTACACATACAAATTGCCGTTGATCATACAAATGCACTCGCGGTTCTCAATACTGACTGGATGCATCTAGAGGGCAAGACATATGAGGAATACATCGCTTTGCGCAAAAAGTATGAGCAGGATTTTAAAGAAATTCTAGAACAAGGGATAGCCAGTAGTGAATTTAAAAAGATGAATGTGGATACTATGCTTTTCAATCTTCTCAGCACATTGCGATCCATTTACCTATGGATACCAAAAAAATCGACCACGCAAGTGGCCGATTTAAAGAATGAACTTCCTGTCATCTTGTTGACTGGAATAAGTAACTAG
- the ftsZ gene encoding cell division protein FtsZ: MSEDFSNFDFDLPKNQSNVIKVIGVGGGGSNAIKHMFQQGIKGVDFVICNTDAQALENSPVPNKIQLGVTLTEGLGAGANPEVGERAAQESIEDVRNMLDRRTKMVFITAGMGGGTGTGAAPVIAQVAREMEILTVGIVTTPFQFEGKVRNEQAQLGIEKFRKNVDSLVIINNNKLRDVYGNLGFKAGFSKADEVLATASRGIAEVITNHYTQNIDLRDAKTVLSNSGTAIMGSAQATGSNRAQEGILKALDSPLLNDNKITGAKNVLLLIVSGTEEITIDEIGEINEHIQNEAGGGANIIMGVGEEESLGDAIAVTVIATGFDAEQQNEISNTETRRIIHTLEEEQRTTQVLDNGNGNVQPGKLIMDQDDQEEDNVDDSAFAKAETPQPSQPIKKVEEPVIILHELGDEEPEEIMPPVMENPLIPTTEFIKNLNVVYDEVLDQDAINYTIREEEPVATQPQEEDQIEVKEQILFDFDMPLHEDENANAPEDKITYQLEDIEVNDAVEVIPVTEVSDDGIRKYSLDDYMEVEENLNAAQPTKNEQAEVEIMTKKVTEAPAPATIQPVDQELDPTEMPINEVLKLRAEERKRKMHAYNFKFKSTHRLEELESKPAFQRHGVELDENPSGTSISRTTLNTDENNEIQLRSNNNSFLHDNPD; this comes from the coding sequence ATGAGCGAGGATTTCAGCAATTTTGATTTTGATCTACCTAAAAACCAGTCCAATGTGATCAAGGTGATTGGAGTAGGTGGTGGTGGTAGCAACGCCATCAAACACATGTTCCAGCAGGGCATCAAGGGCGTGGATTTTGTAATTTGTAATACAGATGCACAGGCACTCGAGAACAGCCCAGTTCCCAATAAAATACAACTAGGCGTCACCTTGACAGAAGGTCTAGGCGCTGGCGCGAATCCAGAAGTTGGTGAGCGCGCTGCACAGGAAAGTATTGAGGACGTGCGCAACATGCTGGATCGCAGGACAAAGATGGTTTTCATCACCGCAGGAATGGGTGGTGGTACCGGTACAGGCGCGGCGCCAGTCATTGCTCAGGTCGCTCGTGAGATGGAGATATTGACAGTAGGTATTGTCACGACGCCATTCCAGTTTGAGGGTAAGGTGAGAAACGAGCAGGCGCAATTAGGTATTGAGAAATTCCGCAAGAATGTGGACTCGCTGGTCATCATTAATAATAACAAACTACGCGACGTTTACGGTAATCTAGGATTTAAGGCTGGATTTTCTAAGGCTGATGAGGTACTCGCTACGGCCTCAAGAGGTATTGCCGAGGTTATTACCAACCACTACACACAAAATATTGACTTGCGCGATGCAAAAACTGTATTGTCAAATTCGGGAACTGCCATCATGGGTAGTGCCCAGGCAACTGGATCCAACCGTGCTCAGGAAGGAATTCTCAAGGCGCTGGACAGCCCATTGCTTAACGACAACAAGATCACAGGCGCCAAAAACGTGTTGCTACTCATTGTTTCTGGAACTGAGGAGATCACAATTGACGAGATAGGTGAGATCAACGAGCATATCCAGAACGAGGCCGGCGGCGGCGCAAACATCATCATGGGTGTAGGCGAGGAAGAATCATTAGGTGATGCCATCGCGGTGACTGTTATTGCCACAGGCTTTGATGCAGAACAGCAAAATGAGATATCAAATACAGAGACGCGTCGCATCATCCACACGCTGGAAGAAGAGCAGCGCACCACACAGGTGTTGGACAACGGTAATGGCAACGTGCAACCAGGCAAATTGATTATGGATCAAGACGATCAGGAAGAAGATAATGTTGATGATTCCGCTTTCGCGAAAGCTGAAACACCACAACCATCACAACCAATAAAAAAGGTCGAGGAACCAGTCATCATATTGCACGAGCTAGGCGATGAAGAGCCAGAAGAGATCATGCCACCAGTCATGGAAAATCCATTGATCCCAACGACTGAATTTATCAAGAATCTGAACGTCGTTTATGATGAGGTGCTGGATCAAGATGCCATCAATTATACGATAAGAGAAGAAGAACCAGTAGCAACGCAGCCACAGGAAGAAGATCAAATTGAGGTAAAGGAACAAATCCTTTTTGACTTTGATATGCCGCTGCATGAGGATGAGAACGCAAATGCACCAGAAGATAAAATCACCTACCAATTAGAGGATATCGAGGTCAATGATGCCGTTGAAGTGATCCCAGTGACCGAGGTTTCCGATGATGGAATACGCAAGTACTCACTAGACGATTACATGGAAGTTGAGGAAAACTTGAACGCAGCACAGCCAACAAAAAATGAGCAAGCTGAGGTTGAAATCATGACCAAAAAGGTCACAGAAGCACCTGCGCCAGCCACAATTCAACCTGTTGATCAAGAATTAGATCCAACTGAGATGCCTATCAATGAGGTGTTGAAATTGAGAGCGGAAGAGCGCAAGAGAAAAATGCATGCCTATAACTTCAAGTTTAAATCAACACACAGGTTAGAAGAGCTTGAAAGCAAGCCTGCATTTCAGCGTCATGGTGTAGAGCTAGACGAGAATCCATCGGGAACCTCGATCTCAAGAACCACCTTGAATACTGATGAGAACAATGAGATCCAGTTGCGATCTAACAATAATTCCTTTTTGCACGACAATCCAGATTGA
- a CDS encoding helix-turn-helix domain-containing protein → MKLDYHNIKEEGQFTVTSFQCGPSLHLLKEKNLYKIVWCTHGSQQIVVDGYDVTLTENQVLFCTPVNVIEIPKDNYGLIAYVFNREFYCIKDHDSEVSCMGLLFYGSSTAPIIDLSEKEQKSMDAMLVLFQEEFEIKDNIQGEMLRTLLKRMLITGTRLVKRLENVNDMSVKQVDLIRKYNILVEQHYKEKHQVADYAEMLFKSPKTLSNFFKKHDVRSPLKIINDRITAEAKRLLLYSDKTAEEIAYELGYNEPSHFSKFFKKHAGTSPLAFRNS, encoded by the coding sequence ATGAAACTTGATTATCATAATATAAAAGAAGAAGGCCAGTTTACGGTTACAAGCTTTCAATGTGGTCCATCCTTACACTTACTTAAAGAAAAGAATCTCTATAAAATCGTTTGGTGTACTCATGGTTCACAGCAAATTGTGGTCGATGGTTATGATGTGACGCTAACTGAAAACCAAGTGCTTTTTTGCACACCAGTGAATGTCATCGAGATTCCAAAAGACAACTACGGCCTTATTGCCTATGTCTTCAATCGCGAGTTCTACTGCATTAAAGATCATGATAGCGAGGTATCTTGTATGGGATTATTATTCTATGGTTCGTCCACAGCACCGATCATAGATTTGAGCGAGAAAGAGCAAAAATCCATGGATGCGATGTTGGTGTTATTTCAGGAAGAATTTGAGATTAAAGACAACATTCAGGGCGAGATGCTGCGCACGCTTCTCAAACGTATGCTGATTACAGGAACTAGACTTGTCAAAAGATTAGAAAACGTCAACGACATGTCTGTAAAGCAAGTTGATCTCATACGCAAATACAATATCCTTGTTGAGCAACATTATAAAGAGAAACATCAAGTTGCAGACTATGCCGAGATGCTTTTCAAGTCACCCAAGACACTCAGCAACTTTTTCAAAAAACATGATGTGCGCAGTCCATTAAAAATAATTAATGACCGCATCACCGCAGAGGCTAAACGACTGCTACTATATTCAGACAAAACTGCAGAAGAAATCGCTTATGAACTAGGGTATAATGAACCTAGTCATTTCTCTAAGTTTTTCAAGAAGCATGCAGGTACATCGCCGCTGGCTTTTAGGAATTCGTAA
- a CDS encoding alkene reductase, with product MSIDQPLLQPISLGSVKLKNRVIMAPMTRCRADNEHQSPEQKHVDYYTQRAGAGLIITEGSEVARGARGYYNVAGIFNDQQEAGWKRVVDSVHDEGGKIFLQLWHVGRMSLPDFHDGKKPWAPSAVNPNAEMRGPKGDKQQTVEPHAMTYEEIQMVVESFGDAAGRAYRAGFDGVEIHSSNGYLIHQFFNKNANLRDDKYGGSHENRARFFFEVLDAVKQHFPEGHIGCRFNPSLHGTFGIEATPDTIPFFEYLIKRLNPHKLAYIHLSEPFTDVSDVDFLVTDIAQHFRPMYDGNLMINNEFDRESGNAVIESGHADCVAYGKLFISNPDLVHRFELKAETADWNQETFYSTGREGYTDYPTLEEQKAN from the coding sequence ATGAGCATAGATCAACCATTACTACAACCCATAAGTCTAGGAAGCGTAAAACTTAAGAATCGCGTCATCATGGCACCCATGACCAGATGTCGTGCCGATAATGAACACCAATCTCCAGAACAAAAGCATGTAGATTACTACACTCAGCGCGCTGGCGCTGGTCTCATTATTACTGAAGGTAGCGAGGTTGCTCGCGGCGCAAGAGGTTATTACAACGTCGCAGGAATCTTCAACGACCAGCAAGAAGCTGGTTGGAAACGTGTGGTTGACAGTGTGCACGATGAAGGTGGTAAAATATTCTTACAGTTATGGCATGTAGGTAGAATGTCGCTACCAGACTTTCATGATGGTAAAAAACCGTGGGCACCAAGCGCAGTCAACCCTAATGCAGAAATGCGCGGCCCTAAAGGCGATAAGCAACAAACGGTAGAACCACACGCGATGACCTATGAAGAAATTCAAATGGTGGTAGAGAGTTTTGGTGATGCCGCTGGACGAGCCTACCGCGCTGGATTTGATGGTGTAGAAATTCATAGTTCTAATGGGTATTTAATTCATCAGTTCTTCAATAAGAATGCAAACTTGAGAGACGACAAGTATGGTGGTTCTCACGAGAATAGAGCACGCTTTTTCTTTGAGGTATTAGATGCCGTAAAACAACATTTCCCTGAAGGTCACATAGGCTGCCGATTCAATCCATCGCTGCACGGCACTTTTGGAATCGAGGCGACGCCTGATACCATTCCGTTTTTTGAGTATTTGATCAAAAGATTGAACCCACACAAACTAGCTTATATTCATTTGAGCGAGCCATTTACAGATGTGAGCGATGTTGATTTTCTAGTGACTGACATTGCCCAACACTTTAGACCCATGTATGATGGCAATTTGATGATAAACAACGAGTTTGATAGAGAATCAGGTAATGCCGTAATTGAGAGTGGTCATGCAGATTGTGTCGCTTACGGCAAGCTGTTTATCTCAAATCCAGATCTCGTACACCGTTTTGAACTCAAGGCAGAAACCGCTGACTGGAATCAAGAAACTTTCTACAGTACAGGTCGTGAAGGCTACACAGATTACCCAACGCTAGAAGAGCAAAAAGCAAACTAG
- a CDS encoding rhodanese-like domain-containing protein: MWGFFNKNKSSKIKDYVEQDATLLDVRTASEYNSDHIEGSINIPVQGIDAQMDKLDKNKPIVVYCAMGGRSGIAASKLKRNGFKVVNAQSIRNMRKNLK, from the coding sequence ATGTGGGGATTTTTCAATAAAAACAAGAGCAGTAAAATAAAAGACTATGTTGAGCAGGATGCGACACTACTAGATGTGCGCACAGCGTCAGAATATAATAGCGATCACATAGAAGGATCGATCAATATTCCTGTGCAGGGAATTGATGCACAAATGGATAAACTAGATAAGAATAAACCTATTGTTGTTTATTGCGCTATGGGCGGTCGCAGTGGTATCGCGGCGTCAAAACTTAAGCGAAATGGATTTAAAGTTGTAAACGCACAAAGCATCAGGAACATGAGAAAAAATCTCAAATAG